The Sebastes umbrosus isolate fSebUmb1 chromosome 4, fSebUmb1.pri, whole genome shotgun sequence genome has a window encoding:
- the rassf7a gene encoding ras association domain-containing protein 8: MELKVWVDGVVRVVCGLSEETSCQDVVIALAQAIGQTGRYVLIQRLRDTERQLLATEKPLESLAKLGQHGSEVQFFLRRTGPSSSDGPGSKQDRPTPTPLPKLPEPEHSKRSQPKKALTFNLGPSTSPKTKQFKRSPRDSPEQRASPSPSPSPLSPHVPSPSPSPSIGPSKEEVFRKVLQQQERLRAMEAQLEALERESHTWERPYPSPCPSPVSDAHLQEEIDALELALRRNQGELAHEQHWEEELQVESERERGMRRELGELHAKLDDCGRRLHEFSVRSAQLEQEIQRESQAEGKAPGPEESLDVLRVELQSREKHGTELEERLTETDKALGKAESLMQAKQEELEELNKELRQCNLQQFIQQAGVLPAHTHSRTELQEQLEQLELAHLLQEGYRNGGHGVTEMESPPRPTAKQFLGHPRNLQNPLVSSLNPEVLTSRESSWR, encoded by the exons ATGGAGCTCAAAGTGTGGGTGGACGGAGTGGTGCGGGTCGTGTGCGGCCTGTCTGAGGAGACGTCCTGCCAGGATGTGGTCATCGCTCTGGCCCAGGCCATTG gTCAGACAGGCCGTTATGTTCTGATCCAGCGTCTTAGGGATACAGAGAGGCAGCTGTTGGCTACAGAGAAGCCCCTGGAGTCTCTGGCGAAGTTAGGCCAACATGGCAGTGAAGTTCAGTTCTTCCTGCGCCGTACTGGCCCCAGCAGCAGTGATGGACCCGGCTCAAAACAGGACAGACCAACTCCAACCCCGCTGCCCAAGCTTCCTGAGCCAGAGCATTCCAAACGCAGCCAGCCTAAGAAAGCACTCACCTTTAACCTGGGGCCATCCACCTCTCCTAAAACCAAACAGTTTAAGAGGTCTCCTCGGGACTCTCCGGAGCAAAGAGCCTCCCCTTCCCCTTCTCCCAGCCCCTTATCCCCTCATGTGCCATCCCCATCTCCGTCACCATCTATAGGCCCATCCAAAGAGGAGGTCTTTAGGAAGGTTCTTCAGCAACAGGAGAGACTGAGGGCTATGGAGGCCCAACTAGAAGCGCTAGAGAGGGAGTCGCATACCTGGGAGCGTCCATACCCGTCTCCGTGTCCTTCGCCGGTTTCCGACGCTCACTTGCAAGAAGAGATAGACGCTCTGGAGCTGGCGTTGCGAAGGAACCAGGGCGAGCTCGCCCACGAGCAGCACTGGGAGGAGGAGCTTCAAGTGGAGTCGGAGAGGGAGCGAGGGATGAGGAGGGAGCTGGGGGAGCTCCACGCCAAGCTCGACGATTGCGGACGGCGGCTCCACGAGTTCTCCGTTCGCTCCGctcagctggagcaggagatccaGCGGGAGAGCCAGGCGGAAGGGAAAGCCCCCGGACCCGAAGAATCCCTCGACGTCCTGAGGGTGGAGCTCCAGAGCCGGGAGAAGCACGGGACGGAGCTTGAGGAGCGACTAACTGAGACTGACAAGGCTCTGGGGAAGGCAGAGTCTCTGATGCAG GCCaaacaggaggagctggaggagctgaacAAGGAGCTGAGGCAGTGTAACCTGCAGCAGTTTATTCAACAAGCAGGTGTCCTGCCGGCGCACACCCACTCACGCACAGAGCTCCAGGAGCAGCTGGAGCAGTTAGAGCTGGCACATCTTCTGCAGGAAGGATACAGGAACGGAG GCCACGGTGTAACTGAAATGGAATCGCCGCCTCGCCCCACTGCCAAACAGTTCCTGGGACATCCACGCAACCTGCAAAACCCTCTAGTGTCCAGTCTCAACCCtgagg TCCTCACATCCCGAGAGTCGTCATGGAGATAA